A window of Bradyrhizobium sp. AZCC 1610 contains these coding sequences:
- a CDS encoding aldehyde dehydrogenase, producing the protein MYEISLLLDSKDVPASNGGTFDRLNPVTGDVASRAAAAQITDARRAADTAAAAFPAWSATGPNARRAILLKAADLLASKAPQFIELMAAETGATAGWAGFNVHLAASMLREAAAMTTQISGEVIPSDKPGCIAMAVRQPAGVVLSMAPWNAPVILGVRAIALPLACGNTVVLKASEICPGTHRLIAECLRDAGLPPGVLNVITNAPEDAPALIEMLIGHPAVRRVNFTGSTRVGRIIAQVAAKYLKPALLELGGKAPMIVLDDADIDAAVAAAAFGAFMNQGQICMSTERLVVDEKIADTFVTKLAAKAGSLVAGDPRKGNAPLGSLIGTDAAARIQALINDAVSKGAKVVAGGRSEGTLMSATVIDGVNSSMRIYGEESFGPVVCVVRVNGVDEAVRVANDTEYGLSAAVFGRDIARAFEVAKRIDSGICHVNGPTVHDEAQMPFGGVKASGYGRFGGKAGIAEFTELRWITIETGPQHYPI; encoded by the coding sequence ATGTACGAAATCTCACTGCTGCTCGATAGCAAGGATGTTCCGGCGTCGAACGGCGGAACGTTCGATCGCCTGAATCCGGTCACGGGTGACGTGGCAAGCCGCGCCGCGGCCGCCCAGATCACGGATGCCAGGCGCGCGGCCGACACCGCCGCTGCGGCCTTTCCGGCCTGGTCCGCCACCGGCCCGAATGCCCGGCGAGCGATCCTGCTGAAAGCCGCCGATCTTCTGGCATCGAAGGCACCGCAGTTCATCGAGCTGATGGCCGCCGAAACCGGCGCGACCGCCGGCTGGGCCGGCTTCAACGTCCACCTCGCTGCCAGCATGCTGCGCGAGGCCGCCGCCATGACCACGCAGATTTCGGGCGAAGTTATCCCCTCGGACAAGCCGGGCTGCATCGCGATGGCGGTACGCCAGCCCGCCGGCGTGGTGCTGAGCATGGCGCCGTGGAACGCGCCGGTCATCCTCGGCGTACGCGCGATCGCGCTGCCGCTGGCCTGCGGCAACACCGTGGTGCTGAAGGCCTCCGAAATCTGCCCGGGCACCCATCGGCTGATCGCGGAGTGCTTGCGCGACGCCGGTCTGCCGCCGGGCGTCCTCAACGTTATAACCAACGCGCCGGAAGACGCGCCGGCCCTGATCGAAATGCTGATCGGCCATCCCGCGGTGCGCCGGGTCAATTTCACCGGCTCGACGCGGGTCGGCCGCATTATCGCGCAGGTCGCGGCGAAATATCTCAAGCCGGCCTTGCTCGAACTTGGCGGCAAGGCGCCGATGATCGTGCTCGACGATGCCGATATCGACGCGGCCGTTGCCGCGGCTGCGTTCGGCGCCTTCATGAACCAGGGCCAGATCTGCATGTCGACCGAACGCCTCGTCGTCGACGAGAAGATCGCCGACACTTTCGTGACAAAACTCGCGGCGAAAGCCGGGTCGCTGGTCGCCGGCGATCCCCGCAAGGGCAATGCGCCGCTGGGATCCTTGATCGGCACCGATGCTGCGGCCCGCATCCAGGCCCTGATCAACGATGCCGTCAGCAAGGGCGCCAAGGTGGTTGCAGGCGGGCGCAGCGAGGGCACGCTGATGTCGGCAACTGTCATCGACGGCGTCAACTCGTCGATGCGCATCTACGGCGAGGAGTCGTTCGGGCCGGTGGTCTGCGTCGTGCGCGTCAACGGTGTGGACGAAGCCGTGCGCGTCGCCAATGACACCGAGTACGGACTATCAGCCGCCGTATTCGGCCGCGACATCGCCCGCGCCTTCGAGGTCGCCAAACGGATCGATTCCGGCATCTGCCATGTCAACGGCCCCACGGTTCACGACGAGGCGCAGATGCCGTTCGGCGGCGTCAAGGCATCAGGTTATGGTCGCTTCGGCGGCAAGGCCGGCATCGCCGAATTCACCGAGTTGCGCTGGATCACGATCGAGACGGGACCACAGCATTATCCGATCTAA
- a CDS encoding ABC transporter ATP-binding protein, which yields MLEVANLSLAYGLHRALDGVALNVGRGEIVTILGANGAGKTSLLKAIAGVVRTLPGKQVRLGDRDISTLAAHDIVESGLALVPEGRGIFGDLSVKENLLLGANPKRAREGEAARREQVLGLFPRLRERAAQIARTMSGGEQQMLAIGRALMSNPDILLLDEPSLGLSPAMVQELFATLRRVHEAGVGLLLVEQNAQQSLRIADRGYVLENGVIVGHGTADHLKSDPAVQRAYLGGVAPAATPSS from the coding sequence ATGCTTGAGGTCGCCAATCTCAGCCTGGCCTATGGCCTGCATCGCGCGCTCGACGGCGTTGCGCTGAACGTCGGGCGCGGCGAGATCGTGACGATCCTCGGCGCCAACGGCGCGGGCAAGACCTCGCTGCTGAAGGCCATCGCGGGCGTTGTGCGGACGCTTCCGGGCAAGCAGGTGCGCCTCGGCGACCGCGATATCTCCACGCTTGCCGCGCACGACATCGTCGAGAGCGGGCTGGCGCTGGTGCCGGAGGGCCGCGGCATCTTCGGTGACCTCTCGGTGAAGGAAAATCTCCTGCTCGGCGCCAATCCGAAGCGCGCCCGCGAGGGCGAAGCGGCGCGGCGTGAACAGGTACTCGGGCTGTTTCCCCGCCTGCGCGAACGCGCCGCCCAGATCGCGCGCACCATGAGCGGCGGCGAACAGCAGATGCTCGCCATCGGCCGCGCACTGATGTCCAATCCGGATATCCTTTTGCTGGACGAGCCGTCGCTCGGGCTCTCGCCCGCCATGGTGCAGGAGTTGTTCGCCACGCTGCGGCGGGTGCACGAGGCCGGCGTCGGATTACTGCTGGTCGAGCAGAACGCGCAGCAAAGCCTGCGGATCGCCGACCGCGGCTATGTGCTGGAAAACGGCGTCATCGTCGGCCACGGCACCGCCGATCATCTGAAGTCTGATCCCGCCGTCCAGCGCGCCTATCTCGGCGGCGTAGCGCCGGCCGCCACACCATCATCATAA
- a CDS encoding ABC transporter ATP-binding protein, whose translation MSRDSTTRVLEVDGLRRAFGGLVAVNDLGFAVGQGEIMGLLGPNGSGKTTALNLMSGVLRPDSGAIRLMGRDITGLASYRIARLGLARTFQLVRVLDGMDCRENIKAGLAFQKPHLPAAEAEVRIDALLDRVGLAGHDRRPAADLTYIDRKRLELARALAAKPRLLLLDEWLAGLNPSELMIGIDLIRSLKSDGITIVLVEHVMNAVRALCDRCVVMSSGRKIAEGATTDVLSHAAVVKAYLGRVAADA comes from the coding sequence ATGAGCCGGGATAGCACAACGCGGGTACTCGAAGTCGACGGCCTGCGGCGCGCCTTCGGCGGGTTGGTCGCGGTGAATGATCTCGGCTTTGCCGTCGGGCAAGGCGAAATCATGGGCCTGCTCGGCCCCAACGGGTCGGGCAAAACCACAGCGCTCAATTTGATGTCCGGCGTGCTGCGTCCCGATTCCGGCGCCATCCGCCTGATGGGTCGGGACATCACGGGCCTTGCGTCGTACCGGATCGCGCGGCTTGGCCTGGCGCGGACATTTCAACTCGTCCGCGTGCTCGACGGCATGGATTGCCGCGAAAACATTAAGGCCGGTCTGGCGTTTCAGAAACCTCATCTGCCCGCCGCCGAGGCCGAGGTCCGGATCGACGCCCTCCTCGACCGCGTCGGCCTTGCCGGGCACGACCGGCGGCCGGCGGCCGACCTCACCTATATCGACCGCAAGCGCCTCGAACTCGCCCGCGCCCTCGCCGCCAAGCCGCGGCTTCTGCTGCTCGACGAATGGCTCGCGGGCTTAAATCCATCCGAACTCATGATCGGCATCGACCTGATCCGGTCGTTGAAATCGGACGGGATCACCATCGTGCTGGTCGAGCATGTGATGAACGCGGTGCGCGCGCTGTGCGATCGCTGTGTCGTGATGAGCAGTGGCCGCAAGATCGCCGAAGGCGCAACCACCGATGTTCTGAGCCATGCGGCGGTCGTAAAAGCCTATCTTGGCAGGGTGGCCGCCGATGCTTGA
- a CDS encoding branched-chain amino acid ABC transporter permease yields MNARTAGFGVVALAALVLLAFVPRLGNAYYLALAISLLQYTVLATAWSMFSGPTRYVSLATTAFFGVGAYTVAVLGEILPWPLVLLIAAALGAFVAAIVGLSTLRLSGVYFVIFTFGLTELIRQLVVWFEVNKSRVLGRYVFVDITQADIYWQLLALTAAVFLLGWLIARSRLGFALRVIGEDETVAKHCGINTTFAKVALFTISATVMTLVGAIMAPRWTYIEPSIAFNSMISFQVLIMALLGGAHRLWGPVLGAVPLTLLFELLSARFPNTFTIILGCIFLLIVYMLPRGVAGLFEKLAATPDGKTTRRVAA; encoded by the coding sequence ATGAACGCGCGAACCGCAGGCTTCGGCGTCGTTGCGCTCGCAGCCCTTGTGCTGCTGGCCTTCGTGCCGCGTCTCGGCAACGCCTATTATCTCGCGCTCGCCATCAGCCTCTTGCAATACACCGTGCTGGCGACGGCCTGGAGCATGTTCTCAGGCCCGACACGCTACGTCTCGCTGGCGACGACCGCCTTCTTCGGCGTCGGTGCCTATACCGTCGCCGTGCTCGGCGAGATATTGCCCTGGCCGCTGGTGCTGCTGATCGCGGCGGCGCTCGGCGCCTTCGTGGCTGCCATCGTCGGGCTCTCGACGCTGCGCCTGAGCGGCGTGTACTTCGTCATCTTCACGTTCGGCCTGACCGAGTTGATCCGCCAGCTCGTGGTCTGGTTCGAGGTCAACAAATCGCGCGTGCTCGGGCGCTATGTCTTCGTCGACATCACTCAGGCCGATATTTACTGGCAGTTGCTGGCGCTCACGGCCGCCGTGTTCCTGCTGGGCTGGCTGATCGCGCGCTCGCGCTTAGGCTTTGCGCTGCGGGTGATCGGCGAGGACGAGACGGTCGCTAAGCATTGCGGGATTAACACCACCTTCGCCAAGGTCGCATTGTTCACGATCAGCGCCACCGTCATGACGCTGGTCGGCGCGATCATGGCGCCGCGATGGACCTATATCGAACCATCGATCGCCTTCAATTCGATGATCTCGTTTCAGGTGCTGATCATGGCGCTGCTCGGTGGCGCGCACCGACTGTGGGGACCGGTGCTCGGCGCCGTGCCGCTGACGCTGCTGTTCGAGCTGCTGAGCGCGCGCTTTCCGAACACGTTCACGATCATCCTCGGCTGCATCTTCCTGTTGATCGTCTACATGCTGCCGCGGGGCGTCGCGGGATTGTTCGAGAAGCTGGCGGCGACGCCGGACGGCAAAACCACCAGACGGGTGGCCGCATGA
- a CDS encoding branched-chain amino acid ABC transporter permease, which translates to MTNAILTGLMLGGMYALIAMGLTLQYGVARIMNLSYGEFLIAAAFASHWLFTGWAVSPFVGLVLIVPAAFLLNFAIYKLLLTPLVRRAPNRDALEVDSILATFGLTFVIQGSMVALFGGAYYSYSFLAFPVQFLGETVAANRLAALGITILLGLALYLALTRTRAGTAVRAVAVDPFAAQLVAINVSQASALTFALGGALVAAAGVLVSTFLTFSASSGVVFTMKALIVVVMGGVGNMLGCLVAGLALGLSEALVASYVDPGLTLAVNFALFLAVLLVKPAGLFGRATR; encoded by the coding sequence ATGACGAACGCCATCCTGACCGGCCTGATGCTGGGCGGCATGTATGCGCTCATCGCCATGGGGCTCACGCTCCAGTACGGCGTTGCGCGGATCATGAACCTCTCCTATGGCGAGTTTCTGATTGCGGCGGCCTTTGCGTCGCACTGGCTGTTTACGGGCTGGGCCGTCAGTCCGTTTGTCGGACTGGTGCTGATCGTGCCCGCGGCCTTCCTGCTGAACTTCGCCATCTACAAGCTGCTGCTGACGCCGCTGGTGCGCCGCGCGCCCAACCGCGACGCGCTTGAGGTCGACAGCATTCTCGCGACCTTCGGGCTCACCTTCGTGATTCAGGGCTCGATGGTCGCGCTATTCGGCGGCGCCTATTACAGCTACTCGTTCCTTGCCTTCCCCGTGCAGTTTCTCGGCGAGACCGTCGCGGCCAACCGCCTCGCCGCACTCGGCATCACCATTCTGCTTGGCCTCGCGCTTTATCTGGCGCTGACGCGGACCCGCGCCGGCACGGCGGTCCGTGCCGTTGCCGTCGATCCTTTTGCCGCCCAGCTTGTCGCGATCAACGTGTCGCAGGCTTCCGCGCTCACGTTTGCATTGGGCGGCGCGCTGGTGGCCGCCGCGGGCGTTCTGGTCAGCACATTCCTCACCTTCAGCGCATCATCCGGTGTGGTCTTCACCATGAAGGCATTGATCGTCGTCGTGATGGGCGGCGTCGGCAACATGCTGGGCTGCCTGGTCGCGGGCCTTGCGCTTGGTCTGAGCGAGGCGCTGGTTGCCTCCTATGTCGATCCCGGCCTGACGCTAGCGGTCAATTTTGCATTGTTTCTCGCCGTGCTGCTGGTGAAACCCGCCGGCCTGTTTGGCAGGGCAACACGATGA
- a CDS encoding amino acid ABC transporter substrate-binding protein — protein sequence MTTFLTRRAALFAAATCAATLGLAAIAQAQTSIKIGYAISRTGPNTGGAAVTTIPNYELWVKEVNAAGGIKLGDKRVPIEVVQYDDRSNAEEAVRALERLINQDKVDFILPPWGTGLNLAVGPTLNREGYPHLAATAVTDRAPELAKRWPNSFWLLGTSADSAKTLVELLSKLRDEKKIGDTVAMVSIADGFGIDLSSAARPALTNAKFKLAYDKSYPIGTQDLAPIINEVKALNPDVFIAFSYPPDTLALTEQSRITGFNPKIFYTGVGTAFPLYRQKFGKNTEGVMGIGGWSGDSPAIKDYLARHKASAANGAEPDRWASAVTYASLQMLQQAIERVGKIDRAAVIKDLQTGSFDTVIGKVKLENNMPTRYWWVGQWQDGEFYGIAPAKNEGARTAIVPKPAWVAP from the coding sequence ATGACGACATTTCTGACGCGGCGCGCCGCCCTGTTCGCGGCCGCCACCTGCGCCGCCACCCTCGGCCTGGCCGCCATCGCGCAAGCGCAAACCTCGATCAAGATCGGCTACGCGATTTCGCGCACCGGGCCCAACACCGGCGGTGCTGCCGTCACCACGATCCCCAACTACGAATTGTGGGTGAAGGAAGTGAACGCCGCCGGCGGCATCAAGCTCGGCGACAAGCGCGTCCCGATCGAGGTCGTGCAGTACGACGACCGCTCCAACGCCGAAGAGGCCGTGCGCGCGCTCGAGCGGCTGATCAATCAGGACAAGGTCGATTTCATCCTGCCGCCATGGGGCACCGGCCTCAATCTGGCGGTCGGCCCGACGCTCAATCGCGAAGGCTATCCGCACCTCGCCGCGACTGCCGTGACCGACCGCGCGCCGGAACTCGCAAAACGCTGGCCCAACAGTTTCTGGCTGCTCGGCACGTCAGCGGATTCCGCCAAGACACTGGTCGAACTGCTTTCCAAGCTGCGCGACGAAAAGAAGATCGGCGACACGGTCGCGATGGTCAGCATCGCCGACGGCTTCGGTATCGACCTGTCGAGCGCGGCGCGGCCGGCGCTCACCAATGCCAAATTCAAACTCGCCTACGACAAGAGCTACCCGATCGGCACGCAGGATCTCGCTCCGATCATTAACGAAGTGAAAGCGCTCAATCCGGATGTCTTCATCGCCTTCAGCTATCCGCCGGATACGCTGGCGCTGACCGAACAATCGCGGATCACCGGCTTCAATCCGAAAATATTCTATACCGGCGTCGGTACCGCCTTCCCGCTCTATCGCCAGAAATTCGGCAAGAACACCGAAGGCGTGATGGGCATCGGCGGCTGGAGCGGCGACAGCCCGGCGATCAAGGACTACCTCGCCCGCCACAAGGCCTCCGCCGCCAACGGCGCCGAGCCGGACCGCTGGGCCAGCGCGGTCACCTACGCCAGCCTGCAGATGCTGCAGCAGGCGATCGAGCGCGTCGGCAAGATCGACCGCGCCGCCGTCATCAAGGACCTTCAGACCGGCTCGTTCGATACCGTGATCGGCAAGGTCAAGCTCGAGAACAACATGCCGACGCGCTACTGGTGGGTCGGCCAGTGGCAGGACGGCGAGTTCTACGGCATCGCTCCGGCAAAGAACGAAGGCGCGCGCACCGCGATCGTGCCGAAGCCGGCTTGGGTGGCGCCGTAA
- a CDS encoding helix-turn-helix domain-containing protein has protein sequence MSVSLGLNGLPVGIALAVRAEAFSASLAARSWVIRQKSGRRAHLLLLQSDRGRASWHGTGVALEAPALLWLPGSIDATVEVGPGAHGFLLSVDDDFLIKIVAGNAEALHLRRTTERVALIAGEALPPYLDTIAESCRAIVAELRTPGFGGATLISSHLLLQCLQLWRLSASHDERHEVAARGGGPALVGNFLQMVELHYRDGWPVARYADALGVTSDKLHAHCQREKNCGPRAIIHERLVREACTRLQQLDLPVEQIGYGLGFRDPAYFNRFFRKYRGASPGNYRRQIRLEHARSGPSYAAWP, from the coding sequence ATGTCGGTATCACTAGGGCTGAACGGACTGCCGGTCGGCATCGCGCTGGCGGTGCGTGCGGAGGCATTTTCGGCATCCTTGGCGGCACGATCGTGGGTGATCCGTCAGAAGTCCGGGCGTCGCGCGCATCTGTTGCTGCTGCAATCGGATCGTGGCCGTGCGTCATGGCACGGGACCGGCGTTGCACTTGAAGCGCCAGCGCTGCTTTGGCTGCCGGGGAGCATCGATGCGACGGTGGAAGTAGGGCCGGGCGCGCACGGGTTCCTGTTGTCGGTAGACGATGATTTCCTGATCAAGATCGTCGCAGGCAATGCCGAGGCGCTGCATCTGCGCAGGACCACCGAGCGCGTTGCATTGATCGCCGGCGAGGCGCTTCCGCCATATCTCGACACGATCGCTGAATCATGCCGCGCCATCGTGGCGGAGCTGCGCACGCCGGGCTTTGGCGGCGCGACGCTGATATCCTCGCATTTGCTGCTGCAGTGTTTGCAACTTTGGCGGCTCAGCGCCTCGCACGATGAGCGTCACGAGGTGGCGGCGCGCGGCGGCGGTCCGGCGCTGGTCGGCAATTTCCTGCAAATGGTCGAGCTGCATTATCGTGACGGCTGGCCGGTGGCGCGCTATGCGGACGCCCTTGGCGTCACGTCGGACAAGCTGCACGCCCATTGCCAGCGCGAGAAAAATTGCGGCCCGCGCGCGATCATCCACGAGCGCCTGGTCCGCGAGGCCTGCACGCGGCTGCAGCAGCTCGATCTTCCCGTCGAGCAGATCGGATACGGTCTGGGTTTCCGCGATCCGGCCTATTTCAATCGCTTCTTCCGCAAGTACCGCGGCGCATCACCGGGGAATTATCGCCGGCAAATACGACTGGAGCACGCGCGCAGCGGCCCTTCCTACGCGGCGTGGCCATGA